From Plectropomus leopardus isolate mb chromosome 4, YSFRI_Pleo_2.0, whole genome shotgun sequence, the proteins below share one genomic window:
- the LOC121942344 gene encoding beta-crystallin B1-like: MSAGGEKSKSASQTDGKAAQNKISEMGMMSYKMCVFDQENFQGRCIEISGECMNVCDMGMDRVRSLRVDCGPFVGFEQMNFCGEMFILEKGEYPRWDSWSNCQKNDYLLSFRPVRMDPEKHKICLYEVGEFKGRKMEIMDDDVPSLFSYGFTDRVGSIMVSCGTWVGYQFPGYRGSQYLLEKGDYRHFNEFGARCPQMQSIRRIRDMQWHPHGCYTMSSK, translated from the exons ATGTCTGCTGGAGGAGAGAAATCCAAGTCTGCTTCCCAGACTGATGGGAAGGCAGCTCAGAACAAGATATCTGAAATGGGCATGATGTCCTACAAG ATGTGCGTGTTTGACCAGGAGAACTTCCAGGGCCGCTGCATTGAGATCAGTGGcgagtgtatgaatgtgtgtgacaTGGGAATGGACAGAGTGCGATCTCTGCGCGTTGACTGTGGACC CTTCGTGGGCTTTGAGCAGATGAACTTCTGTGGAGAGATGTTCATCCTGGAGAAGGGCGAGTACCCCCGCTGGGACTCTTGGAGCAACTGCCAGAAGAATGATTACCTGCTGTCCTTCAGGCCTGTCCGAATG GACCCTGAGAAGCACAAGATTTGCTTGTATGAGGTTGGAGAGTTCAAGGGTCGTAAGATGGAGATCATGGATGATGACGTTCCCAGCCTGTTTTCGTATGGTTTCACTGACAGAGTGGGCAGCATCATGGTCAGCTGTGGAAC GTGGGTGGGTTACCAGTTCCCTGGCTATCGGGGCAGCCAGTATCTGCTGGAGAAGGGCGATTATAGGCATTTCAATGAGTTTGGCGCCCGCTGCCCCCAGATGCAGTCCATTAGGCGCATCCGTGACATGCAGTGGCACCCACATGGCTGCTACACCATGTCCTCCAAGTGA